A single window of candidate division TA06 bacterium DNA harbors:
- a CDS encoding vitamin B12-dependent ribonucleotide reductase: protein MTVKTESKVNLSSNALAVLQRRYLEKSNSGEVIETPEQMFRRVAKNIASADGAFGSEKDVQRSEEEFLDMMTSLEFLPNSPTLMNAGRDLQQLSACFVLPIEDSMESIFEAVKNTALIHKSGGGTGFSFSRIRPKNDVVRSTSGVSSGPISFMRVFDAATEAIKQGGTRRGANMAILRADHPDILEFITCKQDSDLLNNFNISVALTDAFMKGLERKEKYDLLNPRTKEVLGSLDASDVFQLIAENAWRNGDPGVIFIDRINQFNPTPHVGEMESTNPCGEQPLLPYESCNLGSINLGKMMRGDEIDWQKLGETAHKAVHFLDNVIEMNNYPIPEIKEKTLANRKIGLGVMGFADVLARMWVPHDSREAVRIAEKIMSFIGKEARAASVELGKKRGSFPNFQKSIWKGKYEAIRNAAVTTIAPTGTISMIADCSSGIEPFFALCYVKAVMEGSRLLYVNRTFENVMKEKGLYSEELFNEVAEKGSIKDMEKVPKDIREAFVTALDIAPEWHVRMQAAFQKHTDNAVSKTINFPNNATVDDVKDAYLLAYKLGCKGITVYRDGSRDVQVLNIGQKERQAKPKGPRPRPVLTVGLTEKIKTGDGTLYLTVNEDDTGLCEVFTNIGKAGGNAAAQSEAISRLISLALRSGVDVKSIVRQLKGISGPSPVWDNGDLILSAPDAIAKALERYLKRKEVPDLFREKLVEGLRDSVGKKADDEKMKRTMENRANICAECGSIMVFEEGCMKCYNCGFSRCY from the coding sequence ATGACAGTCAAAACCGAATCCAAGGTTAATCTATCCTCAAACGCTCTGGCGGTTCTGCAAAGGCGCTATCTGGAAAAAAGCAATAGCGGAGAGGTGATCGAAACGCCGGAACAGATGTTCAGAAGAGTTGCGAAAAACATCGCCAGTGCAGACGGAGCATTTGGTTCTGAAAAGGATGTGCAGAGAAGCGAAGAGGAATTTCTCGATATGATGACCTCATTGGAATTCCTTCCAAACTCGCCGACTTTGATGAACGCGGGGAGGGACCTCCAGCAACTTTCAGCCTGTTTTGTTCTTCCGATAGAAGACTCTATGGAATCGATATTTGAGGCTGTCAAGAATACAGCCCTCATACACAAGAGTGGTGGTGGCACCGGATTTTCCTTTTCCAGGATAAGACCAAAGAACGATGTTGTCCGTTCTACCAGTGGAGTTTCTAGCGGTCCAATATCCTTCATGAGAGTGTTTGATGCTGCTACAGAGGCGATAAAGCAGGGGGGGACGAGGAGAGGCGCGAACATGGCGATACTCAGGGCAGACCATCCTGATATCCTGGAGTTCATAACCTGCAAACAGGACAGTGACCTCTTGAACAACTTCAATATTTCGGTAGCTCTGACAGATGCTTTCATGAAAGGATTGGAGAGAAAAGAGAAATACGACTTGTTGAATCCGAGAACGAAAGAGGTGCTTGGAAGCCTGGATGCATCCGACGTTTTCCAACTCATCGCAGAGAACGCGTGGAGGAATGGCGACCCCGGAGTAATCTTCATCGACAGGATAAACCAGTTCAATCCCACGCCGCACGTCGGAGAAATGGAATCGACCAATCCGTGTGGAGAGCAACCACTATTGCCCTATGAATCATGCAACCTGGGCTCGATAAATCTTGGCAAGATGATGAGAGGAGATGAGATTGACTGGCAGAAGTTGGGGGAGACCGCGCACAAGGCGGTCCATTTCCTGGACAATGTCATAGAGATGAACAACTACCCCATACCTGAGATAAAGGAGAAGACACTTGCCAACAGGAAGATTGGTCTTGGCGTCATGGGGTTTGCCGATGTGCTAGCGAGGATGTGGGTGCCCCACGATTCACGGGAGGCTGTAAGGATTGCGGAGAAAATCATGAGTTTCATAGGGAAGGAGGCCAGGGCTGCCTCAGTTGAGCTGGGCAAGAAACGTGGTTCTTTTCCCAATTTTCAAAAGTCGATTTGGAAAGGCAAGTATGAAGCCATCAGAAACGCGGCCGTAACTACCATAGCACCCACAGGAACGATTTCAATGATTGCGGATTGTTCAAGTGGCATAGAGCCATTTTTTGCGCTTTGCTATGTAAAAGCCGTGATGGAAGGGAGTAGACTCCTTTATGTGAATAGGACTTTCGAGAATGTCATGAAGGAGAAGGGGTTATATTCGGAGGAGTTGTTCAATGAAGTTGCGGAAAAGGGCTCCATAAAAGATATGGAAAAGGTGCCGAAAGATATTCGAGAAGCATTTGTTACAGCACTGGATATCGCCCCTGAATGGCATGTCCGTATGCAGGCAGCCTTTCAGAAACATACTGATAACGCGGTATCCAAGACGATAAACTTCCCAAACAATGCGACTGTGGATGATGTCAAGGATGCCTACCTGCTCGCCTACAAGCTCGGATGCAAAGGGATTACCGTCTACAGAGATGGAAGCAGAGATGTACAGGTTCTCAACATCGGGCAGAAGGAGAGACAAGCCAAGCCAAAGGGCCCCAGGCCACGACCTGTTTTGACAGTTGGGTTGACAGAGAAGATCAAAACTGGTGACGGTACACTCTACCTGACTGTAAACGAAGATGACACAGGCCTGTGCGAGGTATTCACGAACATTGGAAAGGCGGGGGGTAATGCTGCTGCTCAGTCAGAGGCTATCAGCAGATTGATCTCTCTTGCGCTCAGATCGGGCGTAGATGTCAAATCCATAGTCAGGCAGCTTAAGGGAATATCCGGGCCATCGCCTGTTTGGGACAACGGTGACCTGATACTCTCAGCACCCGATGCTATTGCCAAGGCTCTTGAAAGATACCTGAAGCGGAAAGAGGTGCCGGACTTGTTCAGGGAGAAACTGGTCGAAGGTCTTCGCGATTCGGTGGGTAAGAAAGCGGATGACGAGAAGATGAAGAGAACTATGGAGAATCGTGCGAACATTTGTGCAGAGTGTGGTTCTATAATGGTTTTCGAAGAGGGTTGCATGAAGTGCTACAACTGCGGGTTCAGCAGATGCTATTGA
- a CDS encoding dCTP deaminase — MPIKPDSWIRRMALQKDMIKPFAERNADGSVISYGLSSYGYDVRISDDFKIFKGNGIPVLDPKSLPESAFESVKSDHCIIPAGCFVLGRSVEYFKIPRNVLTICLGKSTYARCGIIVNVTPFEPEWEGFATIEISNTSPVETKIYANEGIAQLIFIESDEVCEVSYADKKGRYQAQKKITLPKTDRRKEP, encoded by the coding sequence TTGCCGATTAAACCCGACTCATGGATAAGAAGAATGGCTCTGCAGAAGGATATGATAAAACCATTTGCGGAGAGAAACGCGGACGGATCTGTGATCTCCTATGGACTCTCTTCATACGGATATGATGTGCGGATATCTGATGATTTTAAGATATTCAAGGGGAACGGCATCCCTGTTCTGGATCCCAAGTCGCTCCCAGAGAGTGCTTTTGAATCCGTGAAGTCCGATCACTGCATCATACCCGCCGGGTGTTTTGTGCTGGGAAGATCAGTGGAGTATTTCAAGATACCCAGAAACGTGCTCACCATTTGCCTTGGTAAATCAACCTATGCAAGATGTGGCATAATAGTGAATGTTACACCGTTCGAACCAGAATGGGAAGGGTTTGCCACCATTGAGATATCGAATACTTCTCCGGTCGAGACCAAAATATATGCGAACGAAGGGATCGCTCAACTTATCTTCATCGAATCTGATGAAGTGTGTGAAGTCTCGTACGCAGACAAGAAAGGGCGCTACCAGGCCCAGAAAAAGATAACGTTGCCAAAAACGGACAGGCGGAAAGAACCTTGA
- a CDS encoding SAM-dependent DNA methyltransferase: MKPWLKTRYEVLRREFKDRTFRSSDATRVLKAGPIGDSRQQVNIALSQLRKAGLVDAQPDPGDARKRLYRLKSEVEMISESFSQLSRGDLDALLKKAADLIRTRVDYAFILVLLFYKRISDKWDMQFEKAMADAKADGLSEREAEREAAVATYHDFDIPAEYLWEGIRKDPARIPEAFSKAMKILAERNPELRDVFENVDFVQFTTDRENAEILRQLVELFSSQSLRHVSPDLLGDAYEWILGYFAPQKAKEGEVYTPREVIKLLAHILSPKAGESVYDPALGSAGMLITSYQHLKDQNEKAAKERLFLFGQEVNRKTLALARMNLYIHDIRNVQLVAGDTLYYPKFKDGDSLKVFDVVMANPPWNQDGYPEESLKKGEFWRERFSWGYPTKQSADWAWIQHMLASTNPKKGRVGIVIDNGCLFRGGKEKSIRAGVVKADLLEAVVLLPAKLFYNTGAPGAVLFFNKRKPSARKGKVLFINASGEYEQHPHVRKLNRLGEAHRHKIANAFQTFQELEGFSRPVSIEELQKNDFNLNVTLYVFPEEEIEEIDISKEWKEIQRTEKELQEVEKKIEGYLKELDYV, translated from the coding sequence ATGAAGCCATGGCTCAAGACGCGGTATGAAGTTCTGCGTAGAGAGTTTAAAGACAGAACCTTTCGGTCTAGTGACGCAACTCGAGTCTTGAAGGCGGGACCCATCGGGGACAGCCGGCAGCAGGTCAACATCGCACTTTCGCAGCTTAGAAAAGCCGGGCTGGTAGACGCGCAACCAGACCCTGGAGATGCTCGCAAGAGGCTCTATAGACTGAAGAGCGAGGTGGAGATGATTTCCGAGAGTTTCTCGCAGTTGTCTCGGGGAGACCTCGATGCCTTGCTTAAAAAGGCAGCGGACCTGATTCGTACGCGGGTTGATTACGCCTTCATCTTAGTACTCTTGTTCTATAAGCGAATCAGCGACAAATGGGACATGCAGTTTGAGAAGGCAATGGCTGATGCCAAAGCTGATGGGTTGAGCGAGAGGGAGGCCGAACGAGAGGCAGCCGTTGCTACTTACCACGATTTCGACATTCCGGCAGAGTACCTCTGGGAAGGTATTCGCAAAGATCCCGCGCGAATTCCCGAGGCATTCTCGAAAGCAATGAAGATACTGGCTGAGCGGAATCCCGAACTGAGAGACGTATTCGAGAATGTAGACTTCGTTCAGTTCACGACCGATCGGGAGAACGCCGAAATCCTGCGGCAACTGGTCGAGTTGTTCAGCAGCCAATCCTTGCGTCATGTGTCACCTGACCTTCTCGGCGATGCTTATGAATGGATTCTTGGCTACTTCGCGCCTCAGAAGGCGAAGGAGGGCGAGGTGTACACTCCGCGGGAGGTAATCAAGCTGCTTGCACACATACTCAGTCCCAAGGCTGGCGAAAGTGTCTACGATCCTGCGCTTGGTTCTGCCGGTATGCTCATCACGTCGTACCAGCATCTTAAGGATCAAAATGAGAAGGCGGCAAAGGAACGGCTCTTCTTGTTTGGACAGGAGGTGAACCGCAAGACCCTGGCTCTGGCAAGAATGAACCTCTACATCCACGATATCCGTAACGTACAGCTCGTTGCAGGTGACACGTTGTACTATCCCAAATTCAAGGATGGTGACAGCCTGAAGGTTTTCGATGTCGTGATGGCGAATCCACCCTGGAACCAGGACGGGTACCCTGAGGAAAGCTTAAAGAAAGGCGAGTTCTGGCGCGAACGCTTCTCCTGGGGTTATCCGACGAAGCAGTCCGCGGACTGGGCGTGGATTCAGCACATGCTGGCCTCAACCAATCCAAAGAAGGGCCGGGTCGGGATAGTGATTGACAATGGCTGCTTGTTTCGCGGTGGAAAGGAGAAATCTATCCGTGCGGGGGTTGTGAAGGCAGATTTGCTTGAGGCAGTGGTTCTCTTGCCGGCAAAGCTGTTTTACAATACTGGCGCACCCGGTGCCGTTCTCTTTTTCAACAAGCGTAAACCCTCTGCACGCAAAGGCAAGGTCCTATTCATCAATGCCAGCGGCGAGTATGAGCAGCACCCCCACGTTCGCAAGCTCAACCGTCTGGGTGAGGCGCACCGACACAAGATAGCAAACGCCTTTCAGACTTTCCAGGAGCTTGAGGGATTCTCACGTCCAGTTTCCATTGAGGAGTTGCAGAAGAACGACTTCAACCTGAACGTCACTCTATACGTCTTCCCCGAAGAGGAAATCGAAGAGATTGATATCTCAAAGGAATGGAAAGAAATCCAAAGGACTGAGAAGGAGCTTCAAGAGGTCGAGAAGAAGATAGAGGGATATCTCAAGGAGCTCGACTATGTTTAA
- a CDS encoding Fic family protein: protein MFKPNFRYTEKMVSDLTQIAAARELILNSPFIPQWKVALRRETIIRSAHSSTAIEGNKLTLEQVTDLADGREVIASRKDKQEALNYLSVLEKIDKLTDGNKITEKNILNIHKLVTERTLNNPSDCGAYRSRYVVVARGVTGEIIFRPPSNTDVPELMRDLIDWLNSPGANSFDPVIEAGIAHYEFVRIHPFIDGNGRTARVVATLILYLRGFDAKQFFCLDDYYDTDRVSYYRALQTVDQKTLDTTRWLEYFVEGVNASTLAVKERIVRLSSERLRTTKKGQIPLTERQMRIVEKLAQSSGIRIGEVASMFKVTRQAALKEMNKLGELGVVKLVGKGRGAHYVLQ, encoded by the coding sequence ATGTTTAAGCCGAACTTCCGGTACACCGAAAAGATGGTGAGCGATCTGACCCAAATCGCTGCAGCCAGAGAACTCATCCTCAATTCTCCTTTCATTCCTCAATGGAAGGTGGCCCTTCGTCGAGAAACGATCATAAGAAGCGCGCATTCTTCCACTGCTATCGAGGGGAACAAGCTGACCTTAGAACAGGTCACTGATTTGGCGGATGGCCGTGAAGTCATTGCAAGCCGTAAGGACAAGCAGGAAGCCTTGAACTATCTCTCCGTGCTCGAAAAGATTGACAAGCTGACAGACGGAAACAAAATCACAGAAAAGAATATCCTGAACATACATAAGCTGGTGACCGAACGGACCCTGAACAATCCGTCCGATTGCGGTGCATATCGCAGCCGGTATGTTGTTGTCGCAAGGGGAGTAACAGGCGAGATTATCTTCAGGCCTCCTTCAAACACAGATGTTCCTGAGCTGATGAGGGACTTGATTGATTGGCTGAATTCTCCTGGGGCCAACTCCTTTGATCCCGTTATTGAGGCAGGCATAGCCCATTATGAATTCGTAAGAATCCACCCTTTCATTGATGGGAACGGTCGAACGGCAAGAGTAGTCGCAACCCTGATACTCTACCTCCGGGGATTCGACGCCAAGCAGTTCTTCTGCCTCGACGATTACTATGACACAGACAGAGTATCTTACTACAGGGCGTTGCAGACAGTAGACCAGAAAACTCTTGATACAACCCGTTGGCTTGAGTATTTCGTCGAGGGCGTCAATGCAAGCACCCTGGCCGTGAAGGAAAGGATTGTGAGGCTTAGTTCTGAAAGATTGAGAACTACGAAGAAAGGCCAGATTCCACTAACAGAAAGGCAGATGAGAATTGTGGAGAAGCTGGCTCAAAGTAGTGGGATCAGGATCGGCGAGGTAGCCAGCATGTTCAAAGTTACGCGCCAAGCAGCGCTCAAGGAGATGAACAAGCTGGGGGAGTTGGGGGTCGTCAAACTCGTGGGAAAAGGCCGGGGAGCGCACTATGTGCTGCAGTGA
- a CDS encoding restriction endonuclease subunit S — protein sequence MKSVEEHRRIGAQTHEGWEIVKLGDIVERFIGGGTPSTSDQSYWDGRIAWMTSAHITARLVAAGQRYITERGLAESATNIVPKGNLLVSTRVGIGKVAVNLVDIAISQDLTGVLINKDRANTDYVYWCLTSASRKLRSLAQGSTIKGILKENLANLSLPLPRLAEQRRIAEILGTVDGAIEKVDKAIEKAQRLKRGIMRQLLTKGIGHKKSKISEIGKIPAEWEVKPLCDAVGSNETRIVAGPFGSNLKVEDYRDEGVPIVRLQNIDEGRFVVKDMKYISRQKAKELSYHSFVNGDIVLAKLGDPIGKTCIIPDSFEDGIVVADVVRIRVDEGVVDKKYIMYALNSFHVSNQLNRGTIGTTRPRVNLGQVRNLLIPLPSLPEQRRIAEILEANDGLIEVQKVKRDELVRIKKGLMNDLLTGQRRVKV from the coding sequence TTGAAATCGGTTGAGGAGCACAGGCGTATCGGGGCCCAGACTCATGAAGGCTGGGAGATCGTGAAGCTGGGCGACATTGTCGAAAGGTTTATAGGCGGCGGTACCCCTTCGACCTCCGACCAAAGTTATTGGGATGGCAGAATTGCCTGGATGACCAGCGCACATATCACCGCCCGGCTGGTTGCCGCGGGGCAGCGCTACATAACTGAACGGGGCCTGGCCGAGAGTGCCACAAACATAGTGCCAAAGGGGAATCTCCTGGTCTCCACACGCGTGGGTATTGGAAAAGTGGCAGTTAATCTCGTTGATATCGCAATCAGCCAGGACTTAACAGGCGTATTGATTAACAAAGATAGGGCCAATACAGATTATGTCTACTGGTGCTTAACAAGTGCCTCAAGGAAACTGAGGTCCCTTGCCCAGGGCAGCACAATCAAGGGAATTCTTAAGGAAAATCTGGCGAACCTAAGTCTTCCTCTCCCTCGCCTCGCTGAGCAGAGGAGGATTGCGGAGATTTTGGGGACTGTGGATGGGGCGATTGAGAAGGTGGACAAGGCGATTGAGAAGGCTCAGCGGCTCAAGCGGGGGATAATGCGGCAGCTGTTAACGAAGGGGATTGGGCATAAGAAGTCTAAAATCAGTGAGATCGGCAAGATACCTGCGGAGTGGGAGGTTAAGCCTCTATGCGACGCAGTTGGCAGCAATGAAACAAGGATCGTTGCGGGTCCCTTTGGTTCCAATCTCAAAGTCGAAGATTACAGGGACGAGGGTGTTCCCATAGTTAGGCTCCAGAATATTGATGAGGGCAGATTCGTAGTCAAAGATATGAAGTACATATCTCGTCAGAAAGCAAAAGAGCTGAGTTATCACTCGTTCGTAAACGGTGATATTGTTCTCGCAAAGCTGGGCGATCCGATAGGCAAAACTTGTATTATTCCAGATTCGTTCGAGGACGGCATAGTAGTTGCGGACGTAGTGAGAATCAGAGTGGATGAGGGGGTCGTCGACAAGAAATATATCATGTACGCCTTAAATTCATTTCATGTATCCAATCAGCTGAACAGAGGGACGATTGGAACAACAAGGCCGCGTGTGAATCTCGGACAGGTCAGAAATCTTCTTATTCCACTCCCATCTCTACCTGAACAGCGGCGGATCGCCGAGATATTGGAAGCGAATGATGGGCTTATCGAGGTTCAGAAGGTAAAGAGAGACGAGTTGGTCCGAATCAAGAAGGGCTTGATGAACGACCTGCTGACCGGGCAACGAAGGGTGAAGGTTTGA
- a CDS encoding HsdR family type I site-specific deoxyribonuclease, whose protein sequence is MAKEGFSEKELVEEYLLKKLQEKGWRFVEAEALERESYEEPLLVPALLRALKRINADLNVGHDELTRVVNELKLTTTGQEGAKRILELYKFGVPVKFEQERVVKFVRLFGDKPGANDFVVSRQVSYAGRERIRTDLVLHINGIPIVNIECKDPTDPGASWEDAYKQIKDYEQAVPELYKYVQIGVAAESKARYFPIVPWQEVVGTSQWRENGKDSIDSTVEMLAPVLLLDILKDFLFFRIEMDNATKVITRYMQYRAANKIVKRVKESLASIEAKESGGSEDRGVREPRNSDSQTLQTPRLPDSLNSSHSQNLKTPGPKDRGLIWHWQGSGKTLTMIFAAYKLHYATELENPTIFFIVDRIELEEQLYTEFNALDMFKPEVVGSVEELEEILRADEFRGKRGVFITLIHKFRREELSRLQAKLEKASESRVTIANRKNVIAFVDEGHRTQYGTLAAQMKAILKSAFFFAFTGTPIAKQGRDTFVQFSYPPAEEYLDRYFIVDSIQDGFTVKIAYQPRLESAHLKKEMLEAFLEVEEEEIPQDLREVVKERTRERLNVIKVFLENPARIKEIAKDIAQHFEENMDGRFKAMVVAASRKACVLYKEALDNHLPREYSEIIMTSDRRDEGPLATYVREARQEYEWKEFREIVKDKVEKFREEEFPKILIVTDMLLTGFDAPVLGVMYLDKPLKEHRLLQAIARTNRPYKDLKEAGLILDYVGILKEFQRALEIYSRKDIEHVLWDVNGLRRDFVGLLKDLRSLFGDLAMSYERDTLLKAVEILTSDPQREEDFVTAYRSMRKLFELLGPDVIKLEHFDAFKWFSAIYTYYMKVVNDRPAVESWVQKFCDKTIRFIHKTTEMEEIERDLPTLSIDADSLRRLEQRIKSQKEKAASILFTLQRFVLVERGKNPIYETLSDRVQKLFELWREKTKDYQRIYSDASKLFQEVVALTDRQKALGFSRMEYGMLLTLEHEFGQNRAFVEDVRSLCAQLAKHLFPGWDIQTTVRKEVERVVRRFARSLKVSYNLPLERMDTIYKKLIEQVKNYDLPGHSL, encoded by the coding sequence ATGGCGAAAGAGGGGTTTTCGGAGAAGGAACTGGTTGAGGAATACCTCCTCAAGAAGCTCCAAGAGAAGGGGTGGCGGTTTGTGGAGGCGGAGGCTCTGGAGCGGGAAAGCTATGAAGAGCCGCTTCTCGTCCCTGCCCTGCTTCGTGCGCTAAAGCGCATCAATGCTGACCTCAATGTCGGGCACGATGAATTGACGCGGGTCGTCAACGAGTTGAAGTTGACGACGACTGGGCAAGAAGGAGCAAAGCGCATCCTTGAGCTTTACAAGTTCGGCGTTCCTGTCAAGTTCGAGCAAGAACGGGTGGTGAAGTTCGTTCGGCTTTTTGGCGACAAGCCTGGAGCCAACGACTTCGTCGTGAGCCGCCAGGTCTCTTATGCTGGCCGCGAGAGAATCCGCACGGACCTGGTACTTCATATTAATGGTATTCCAATAGTGAACATCGAGTGCAAGGACCCGACAGACCCCGGTGCCTCGTGGGAGGACGCGTACAAGCAGATTAAAGACTACGAACAGGCTGTCCCAGAGCTCTACAAGTACGTTCAGATAGGGGTCGCGGCCGAGAGCAAGGCACGTTACTTCCCCATAGTCCCCTGGCAGGAAGTCGTTGGGACCAGCCAATGGCGAGAAAATGGGAAGGACTCGATAGACTCGACAGTCGAGATGTTGGCCCCGGTCCTACTTCTCGATATCTTGAAAGACTTCCTCTTCTTCCGAATAGAGATGGACAATGCCACCAAGGTTATTACGAGATACATGCAGTACAGGGCAGCGAATAAAATAGTCAAGAGAGTCAAAGAGTCGTTAGCGTCTATTGAGGCTAAAGAATCTGGAGGGTCCGAGGATCGAGGAGTCCGGGAGCCAAGAAATAGTGACTCCCAGACTCTTCAGACTCCAAGACTCCCAGACTCTCTAAACTCCTCACACTCCCAGAATCTTAAGACTCCTGGACCTAAAGATAGGGGTCTGATCTGGCATTGGCAGGGGAGCGGCAAGACCCTCACGATGATTTTTGCAGCGTACAAGCTTCACTATGCAACTGAACTCGAGAACCCAACTATCTTCTTCATCGTGGACCGTATCGAGCTCGAAGAGCAGCTTTACACGGAATTCAATGCGCTGGACATGTTTAAGCCTGAAGTGGTTGGTTCAGTCGAGGAGTTGGAGGAGATCCTTAGGGCGGATGAGTTCAGAGGCAAGCGAGGTGTGTTCATTACATTGATCCATAAGTTCAGACGTGAAGAGTTGAGCCGCCTGCAGGCAAAACTGGAGAAGGCGTCGGAATCGAGGGTGACGATTGCAAACCGCAAGAATGTAATCGCGTTTGTTGACGAAGGACACCGAACCCAGTATGGAACTCTTGCCGCACAGATGAAGGCAATCTTGAAGAGCGCCTTCTTCTTTGCCTTCACAGGCACTCCCATTGCCAAACAGGGGCGGGACACCTTTGTTCAGTTCAGTTATCCTCCTGCTGAAGAATACCTCGACCGCTATTTCATAGTGGACTCCATCCAGGACGGCTTTACCGTCAAGATAGCGTACCAGCCTCGTTTGGAGAGCGCGCACCTGAAGAAAGAGATGCTCGAAGCTTTCCTGGAAGTGGAGGAGGAGGAGATTCCTCAGGACCTCCGAGAGGTTGTTAAGGAGCGGACACGCGAGCGATTGAACGTGATTAAGGTATTTCTGGAGAATCCTGCCCGAATCAAAGAAATAGCAAAAGACATAGCGCAGCACTTCGAGGAAAATATGGATGGCCGCTTTAAGGCAATGGTTGTAGCCGCCAGTCGCAAAGCATGTGTACTGTACAAGGAGGCACTCGATAACCACCTCCCGCGTGAGTATTCTGAGATTATTATGACTTCGGACAGGCGTGATGAAGGTCCACTTGCCACCTATGTGCGGGAAGCACGCCAGGAGTATGAGTGGAAAGAATTCCGAGAGATAGTCAAAGACAAAGTCGAGAAGTTTAGGGAGGAGGAGTTTCCGAAAATTCTCATTGTTACTGACATGTTGTTAACAGGTTTTGACGCTCCTGTTCTTGGCGTCATGTATCTTGACAAGCCTTTGAAAGAACACCGCCTGTTGCAGGCGATAGCCCGTACTAACCGTCCCTACAAAGACCTCAAGGAGGCCGGGCTAATCCTTGACTATGTTGGGATTCTAAAGGAATTTCAGCGAGCTCTGGAGATATATAGCCGCAAGGATATCGAGCATGTCCTGTGGGACGTGAACGGGTTGCGGCGAGACTTCGTGGGGCTCCTCAAGGACCTCAGGAGCCTCTTTGGAGACCTGGCGATGAGCTATGAACGGGATACGCTTCTTAAGGCAGTGGAGATTCTGACTTCTGATCCACAGCGAGAGGAAGACTTTGTTACAGCTTATCGAAGTATGCGCAAGCTCTTCGAACTCCTGGGTCCGGACGTGATCAAGCTTGAGCACTTTGACGCATTCAAATGGTTCTCTGCAATCTACACGTATTATATGAAAGTAGTGAATGACCGTCCTGCTGTCGAGTCATGGGTTCAGAAGTTCTGCGACAAGACAATCAGGTTCATCCACAAGACTACCGAAATGGAGGAGATAGAGCGTGATCTACCGACACTCAGTATTGATGCCGACTCCCTGAGGCGACTTGAACAGCGCATCAAGAGCCAAAAAGAGAAAGCTGCAAGCATCCTTTTCACCCTGCAAAGGTTTGTTTTGGTCGAGAGGGGCAAAAACCCCATATACGAGACCTTGTCCGACCGTGTACAAAAGCTTTTTGAGCTGTGGCGCGAAAAGACTAAGGACTACCAGCGGATATATTCCGATGCGAGTAAGCTCTTCCAAGAAGTCGTCGCCCTCACAGACAGGCAGAAGGCTTTGGGTTTTTCTCGCATGGAATATGGCATGCTTTTGACCCTGGAGCACGAATTCGGGCAAAACCGCGCATTTGTCGAAGACGTTAGGTCGCTTTGTGCCCAATTGGCGAAACATCTCTTCCCCGGTTGGGACATACAGACGACGGTTCGAAAAGAAGTTGAGCGAGTAGTCCGCAGGTTCGCGCGGAGTCTGAAAGTAAGTTACAACCTGCCCCTGGAACGAATGGACACCATCTACAAGAAGCTCATTGAGCAGGTGAAGAATTATGATTTACCGGGGCATTCGTTATAA
- a CDS encoding M48 family peptidase: MIYRGIRYKVHRRSIKYPRLEFRTGSLDLILPPSAKPKEILEKHRTWILKKQQFITDCLSASSSKHIVLRSESEFRRLALSLVESFSRGLRVSVNAVFFRKMRTKWASCSLKRNIMLNSHMRSLPEVLVEYVLYHEMVHLLERRHNERFWNLISRRFPDHGEKEKSLFSYWFLVQGRIAGNWGQTPRGRKPSTS, from the coding sequence ATGATTTACCGGGGCATTCGTTATAAGGTTCACCGCCGCAGTATTAAGTACCCCCGTCTTGAGTTCAGAACGGGCTCATTGGACCTTATCCTTCCGCCGTCTGCAAAACCCAAAGAAATCCTTGAGAAACATCGGACGTGGATTCTGAAGAAGCAGCAATTTATCACTGACTGTCTCAGTGCCTCATCCAGCAAACACATAGTTCTGCGTTCCGAATCGGAATTCAGGAGGCTTGCGCTCTCGCTTGTTGAAAGTTTCTCCCGGGGTCTGCGCGTGTCTGTCAACGCCGTCTTTTTTCGAAAGATGCGGACTAAATGGGCGAGTTGCAGTCTGAAAAGGAATATTATGCTCAACTCTCATATGCGGAGTCTTCCCGAGGTTCTCGTGGAGTATGTCCTTTACCATGAGATGGTTCATCTACTCGAGAGACGACACAATGAGCGGTTCTGGAACCTTATCTCAAGGCGGTTCCCAGATCACGGAGAGAAAGAGAAGTCTCTGTTCAGCTATTGGTTCCTCGTCCAGGGGAGGATTGCCGGTAATTGGGGTCAGACCCCACGTGGTAGAAAACCGTCTACTTCCTGA